The sequence TGGTGACACAGCGCAGGGGCGGGCAGGGGGTGCCCATGGCCTCCAGGAACACCTGGCACCGCAGACACGTCAAGTACGGCCCCACAGCTCCCCCCGGGCACCCACCCACGACTCACAGGGACTCACCTGCAGGACATCCTCCACCTCCTGGGCCGAGTGACCCAGGAccccctggcagtgctgcaagTACCGGTGGTAGAGACCCCGCGTCTCAGCGTCCAGGTCCTGCAGCTCATGGCCCTTGGGGTCCGGGCACTGCAGGTTGTCCAGGAAGCTGGTGTTGACAGGTCCACACTCCACCAGTGTCAGGCtgtgggcaggagcagggcacaAGCTTGGTGCCGAGTGCCTGAGCCCCACGGTTCCCCCATCCTGGCACCCCAAATCCTGCTGCCTGTCTGGCAGGTGTCCAGCCCCCGTGTCACTGCCCACACTCACTGGATGTTGAAGGGCTGCAGGACGATGGCCAGGCTCTCACACAGCCCCTCCACTGCAAACTTGCTGGCACAGTACACGGAGTTGAAAGgcagccctggggcagagcCACAGCCTGAGCACCCGAGTCCCTTCCCCACAGCTCCCCGTGCCACAGCATTCTGGgggtcctgctgcagcagggccGGGTCCCACCTTGCAGCCCCCCGATGCTGCTGGAGACAAGGATCCGCCCAGCCCTGCGGTGCTTCATGGCGGGCAGGAAAGCCTGGATGGTGCGGATGACCCCAAAGAGGTTCACGTCGAAGATGGCTTTCATGGCCTGGTCAGAACAGGTCTCCAGGGGTCCCATCAGTCCCACCCCAGCGTTGCAGACTGCCAGGCACAGTGCCATCAGTCACCACAGCTCCCCGGTACACCCTGGCATCACTGAAGT is a genomic window of Heliangelus exortis chromosome 29, bHelExo1.hap1, whole genome shotgun sequence containing:
- the HSD17B1 gene encoding LOW QUALITY PROTEIN: 17-beta-hydroxysteroid dehydrogenase type 1 (The sequence of the model RefSeq protein was modified relative to this genomic sequence to represent the inferred CDS: inserted 1 base in 1 codon; substituted 1 base at 1 genomic stop codon) → MGRTTVLITGCSSGIGLGLAARLAADSAGRFKGXRGSGTPGVSWGWTGVGAGCVAXRYHCLHRALPPVYATMRDLSKAERLLQRLGGRCPDTLELLQLDVTDPHSLAAVTQRVQGQQLDVLVCNAGVGLMGPLETCSDQAMKAIFDVNLFGVIRTIQAFLPAMKHRRAGRILVSSSIGGLQGLPFNSVYCASKFAVEGLCESLAIVLQPFNIHLTLVECGPVNTSFLDNLQCPDPKGHELQDLDAETRGLYHRYLQHCQGVLGHSAQEVEDVLQVFLEAMGTPCPPLRCVTTQLLAPLRRLRLSSPDGRAFLRAMHDFVFGGDQP